The Blautia pseudococcoides genome segment CCACAATATATTTTCCCTGGGTAGATGCAGTAGCTGGAAGCGTAATACCAAATTCCGCATAGCATCTCTGTACCAGGGAACTGCAGTCATAGAATCCTTCCTCATATCTCCTTTCCTGGCTGTACTGGCAGCCGACTTTGGTAAGGGCAAGATTCGCAACATCACTTCCCACTCCAAAGGACGGGATCTCACTGCGGAATTCCTCACTCATTGCTTCACGCAGGAGCTCTTCCTGCTCCTCCGTTAATTTTCCAAGTGCGATGTAGTCCTCGTAATCCATGTTTTTCACATAACTGCCTCTTCTTGTAATGGATATGGTATTTTCATCCCCGTCAGCCAGAAACGCCTCCATTGTCTGGTGTCCCCAGTTGGTAGCTGTCCCGTGGTCATCAAAGTAAATATCAAACTGCACACCATACTGGTCAAAGTTTCCAGTGTCTTCTACTACATATTCTGTCCCATTCATAATGATCTTCGTCCCCATCGGCACAAAGGGATTGGATGCATCCACCGCAAGAGTATGGTTTGCTGTCGGCATGACGCCGGAAGCCGTAGGACCGCCGGACCAGACACCGCAGCAGATCGGACAGGAGCAGTAGGCGCTTGTGACTACATTCCCCAAAGACTGTCCCGCCTGGATCGTAGTTGTTACCGTAGTATCTTCAAAGCTGTTCATCTCGTCAAAGATTTCTTTCAGCAGGCGCTTATGTTCCTCGTCCATCACAATCCCCAAATCCCCGGTACCATACTGCACCATATAGACCATTAAGGTATCCATATAGTTGCTCACATAATTCCCATCCTTCTCATGCAGATAAGAGATCGCCCCATTTTCCCCGGCATTTGCCGAAACGCTCTGGTTAAATTCCATATAATATCCGCCCAATACCTCCTGTATGGACGGTGTTTCATCGGACGGATTTTCCATAAACGCCCCTAAAGGGGAACAGTAAAGAAGCATAACGATCAACACTACCGGGAATGCTGCCATAAACAGAATCCCGAACAGGGGAGCGAGCAGCGCCCCGATAAATTTCACAACCTGAACCATGACAAAAGACGCCTTCATCCGGACAATATCTTTTGCCGTCTGAAGGAGGCTGTCCTGTTCTCCGGAACCGGTCAGCTTATTAATGATGTACTGTATCTTCCGCTGGCGTACTGCCTGTTTATTCTGCTTCTCTACAATGCCCTTTTTCTTCTTTTGCAGTTCCTTCCGAAGCTGTTTGTTGGAAATCTTCTGGTCCGCCTGCTTTATTTTCAATTTCTCTTCTGCTTGCGCATATTTTCTTTTTTCTCCTATGCTGCTAAACGGACGGTTGGCCGCTGTCATAACCGAAAGTGCTTCATTAGCTTCCTCCCCGCCCTCCAACTGGGTAAGGATTGCTTTGCCTCCCTGTTTTACACCCTTTATCGCTATTTCATTTTTTCCGGGATGTATTTTCGGGGTCTCTGAAAGGGACTTTACCTTTTTCCTTCTTTTGAAGTTCTCTTTTGCTTCCCCATTTGTCAGAGCACCTGCCTTCTGCATGGTTTCAGAGCTTACCGGGACAGCCTTCGCCCCTGCAGGCGGGGATTTCTCCCTGCCCGACAAAGGTATGTTGTGGTTCGCCGGATTCCTGGCATCCGTTTTCTTCGTGGCTGCTGCAGCATTCTTTTGATATGCCGGCAGGCTGCTCTTTCCGTCCCTTCCGGTTCTCTTTTGCGCTCCCGCGTCCCGGGCTTTATTTCCAGCCTGGGATTCTGCCAGAGGATTTTTTTCTCCCAGATTTTTTCCTTCCGGTTTCTTATTTCCAAAGAAGTCCGAACTGTCTTTTACATGAAAGGACGTCCGGTCTTCCGCTCTGGCAGATATGAGATTTTTCTTATGTATGGATACCTCCGCTTCCTTCTTAATTTTTACTTCCGGGGTTTTCTCTTTTACGATCTTAATATCCATAGCCCGCCTCCTTCACAAGCTCCACCTTGTACCAGAGGCTTCCGAACAGATATCCGCAGATCTCTCTTCCTTCCCTTTTTGCCAATTTCTCCGGCAGACAATAGCCCGGTTTCTTCGTTTTTCCTATTTCCCGGTAAGCATCTGACAAATCCCCCAGAAATTCCACATAATCGTCCTCTGTCAGTATATACTGGCTGCTGAATATAACCTCCTCCAGCATATCTTTTTCGATCAGCTTGTCGATATCCTCCGGTGACAGGGGTGGCCCAAGCCGGTCATAGGCTTTTTCCTTTAAAAAAGAAAACTGATAAAATTCCCTCTGCTCCGGCAGGAGTTTCTGGACCATTTTCCCGTAAAACAAAAAAATGGCATCCGCAGTCAGCAATGCAGATACCGTCTGTTCTTCACTTTTTCTCCTGGATTCCTCTTCCGATTCATACATCTCCGGTTCCGGAAGCTGTACCGCCAGTTCCCATGCATCGTATTGCAGTCCATAGGAAATCCTGTATTTTCCCCTGATGCTTCTCACCTCCCTACTACACTGAAAAACCGTCAGTAATACACTTCATTGGTCTCTTCATTGAACTGTAATTTATACTGTCCCGGAATGGTATCATCCTCCATCCACCACCGGAATACGCTTTCTGCGTCAACCCATCCCCCGGTTGAATCATCTTTTCCCTCCAGTTTCTGTACAAGGAGCATCTTTTCAAACGCCCTTTTGTATGCACGTTCATAGGTCGGAAAAAGGGCAAATTCCCGGTACCGGTGTTTGCCTGCCATCGGGCAGCCGATACATCCGACTCTGTAAAATCCCATTTCATAAAGGGGATTGATTGGAATTTTCTCAGACTGGATGTAATCCCATACGTCCCGGTCACTCCAGTCCACAATCGGATTACAGATATGTTTGCTCCGAACCCGGCAGGATTCAAATAACTGTCTCCTGTTATCATTATCGTTGTTCAAAATCAGCTTTTTTGTCTGGTCTCTGTCAAAGGCTTCATAAATGCCTCTGCCAGCTTTCCTCTTCCGGCTCTCGGCCCATCGAACACCTGTAGTAATAAACCGCCCGACTCCGCTCCCTTCCTTTAGTACCTCACAGCAGTACCGCGCAAGGCGGGTAGGCGGGATTTTCTTTTGTGGGATCAGGCTCCACATGGTAACTCGTTTCCCCTTATAATAAGGATATTGAATTTCACATGGAATGCCTGCTGCCTCTGCAACGCGAAAACGCTCCCGGATATACAAAATCGTCTGGGGAGCGTCTGCTGTAGTTAAATTGTGTATGATCTCATAGGGAACGCCGGAACGTCTGACAAGCTCCCGGCATACCGCACTATCTTTTCCCCCGCTGTCTGTAACCAGCAGCGGTTTTCCATAATGGTTCAGCGCCATTTCGCTGGCAGCCTGAATCCGTTTGATCGCTGTTCTCTCTAAATCCAATCGAAAAGGAGTGAAGATATCTTTTACCCGGCCGGAACTCCGCCTCCTTTCTCCATTTGGTTATCTTTTTTTCACACTTGGTTCATATCCATTCTTCGCATATTCCTCTACGGTCATGCCATACTTTTTCGCTTCTGCCTCAATCTCCTGCATAACCTGCTCCCGGTATGTTTTTTTCTCTTTTGTCTCTTCATAATCTTTAATATCCGGCATCTTCGGAAGTGTGCCGCCCTGAGACAACGCCCGCCGGCTTTCTTCTATGAATGCAGCTAAATCCCTCTGGTATCCGCACCTTACTTCCTGTCTATCTGTCGCTATGGGAATTTTTTCACTGATATTCTGCTCTTCTTTTAAGGCTTCCTCTATGGCATAGAGATTGCAGTAATATTTTAAAAACGGAAGCAATTCATCACGCGTATATTCACAGGCTTCTTTTAGGGACCTGGCAGCTTCCCCCTTCATTGCTTCCAACATCTGCTCTCCCTCCTCCGTTTCCAGATAGTATTTTGAGAATGTCTCGATATGGTTCAGAAGGCTTCCCTCCCCATCCCCAAAATCCTGCCTTCCTTCATAAGTAGAACGTTCTCCTTCCATCTGATAATAGATGATAAACGCGGTCTTATCATAGCCACCTTCCCCTTTTTTCCTGTTATTCTCTACACGCTCCTGATCTAATTTACCAAACAACGGGTCTGCCTCCTCTATCGGTATATCATCCCTCTCTTCCATGCCTGCTGATTCACTGAAACGGATATAAATAAACGGGGATAATGCTGCCGGCCACTGGATATCTGCGTTTTCAAGCAGACCGCGAATCTCCCTAACTTCTGCCCCCACTTCCGGGAATTGTTCTAAATTGCCAGTATTCAGCCAGTCCAGGTACTCCTTTTTCCCATGTTCCGTGAGTATCTGCATGGTAATTTTCTTCTCCTGAACAGCGGCATCCGGGTAAAAGTGATCGTAAGAATCCATATCCAGTTTCCGCTGCAGGTCATTGATCTTCTTTGCCAGCTCCGCAGCGTCCACCACAATCTCCGCCTTTTTCAGCAGCCCCTTCGTGTCCACTACCGTAATATCCGTTCCTAAAGCAGCCAGTTCCCTTGCAGCTTCCATAACCTGAGGATATTTTTCGATTCCATACATCATTTGCAAAGAATCAACATCCAGCGTCTGCCACGTAAGGAGCTGGTATTCCGACGTATATTCCCTCTCGTTTGGATCGTGTATATGAATACCGATCCCTTTTCCGGCATTCAACCGGTCCGAGGGAATCTTATCGTAATATTCCAATGCTTCTTTTATGGTCGGAATATCCTCCATGTACTCCCCATACCGCAAAAACTCCATACATTCCGCTACAAAATAAGTGACCTGAACACCGTTGGCGGCATTCTCGCCCATCTTAGCAGTTTCCACACATCTGCCTCCTTTCATTTTTTACAACAAAAAAAGTGTACCGACCCCCAAAAGTTAGACCTATAATCTAATGATTGGAGGTCGGTATTTTTATGGCTAAATATAGCTATGAGTTCAAGAAGCAAGTCGT includes the following:
- a CDS encoding NlpC/P60 family protein, which encodes MDIKIVKEKTPEVKIKKEAEVSIHKKNLISARAEDRTSFHVKDSSDFFGNKKPEGKNLGEKNPLAESQAGNKARDAGAQKRTGRDGKSSLPAYQKNAAAATKKTDARNPANHNIPLSGREKSPPAGAKAVPVSSETMQKAGALTNGEAKENFKRRKKVKSLSETPKIHPGKNEIAIKGVKQGGKAILTQLEGGEEANEALSVMTAANRPFSSIGEKRKYAQAEEKLKIKQADQKISNKQLRKELQKKKKGIVEKQNKQAVRQRKIQYIINKLTGSGEQDSLLQTAKDIVRMKASFVMVQVVKFIGALLAPLFGILFMAAFPVVLIVMLLYCSPLGAFMENPSDETPSIQEVLGGYYMEFNQSVSANAGENGAISYLHEKDGNYVSNYMDTLMVYMVQYGTGDLGIVMDEEHKRLLKEIFDEMNSFEDTTVTTTIQAGQSLGNVVTSAYCSCPICCGVWSGGPTASGVMPTANHTLAVDASNPFVPMGTKIIMNGTEYVVEDTGNFDQYGVQFDIYFDDHGTATNWGHQTMEAFLADGDENTISITRRGSYVKNMDYEDYIALGKLTEEQEELLREAMSEEFRSEIPSFGVGSDVANLALTKVGCQYSQERRYEEGFYDCSSLVQRCYAEFGITLPATASTQGKYIVDHGLEVTEYMLEPGDLIFYSYENNGEFLNISHVAIYIGNGRMVHAANTARGVVNDPFIPTNVGLYGRPSLGQ
- a CDS encoding phosphoadenosine phosphosulfate reductase family protein, with the protein product MALNHYGKPLLVTDSGGKDSAVCRELVRRSGVPYEIIHNLTTADAPQTILYIRERFRVAEAAGIPCEIQYPYYKGKRVTMWSLIPQKKIPPTRLARYCCEVLKEGSGVGRFITTGVRWAESRKRKAGRGIYEAFDRDQTKKLILNNDNDNRRQLFESCRVRSKHICNPIVDWSDRDVWDYIQSEKIPINPLYEMGFYRVGCIGCPMAGKHRYREFALFPTYERAYKRAFEKMLLVQKLEGKDDSTGGWVDAESVFRWWMEDDTIPGQYKLQFNEETNEVYY
- a CDS encoding LPD25 domain-containing protein yields the protein METAKMGENAANGVQVTYFVAECMEFLRYGEYMEDIPTIKEALEYYDKIPSDRLNAGKGIGIHIHDPNEREYTSEYQLLTWQTLDVDSLQMMYGIEKYPQVMEAARELAALGTDITVVDTKGLLKKAEIVVDAAELAKKINDLQRKLDMDSYDHFYPDAAVQEKKITMQILTEHGKKEYLDWLNTGNLEQFPEVGAEVREIRGLLENADIQWPAALSPFIYIRFSESAGMEERDDIPIEEADPLFGKLDQERVENNRKKGEGGYDKTAFIIYYQMEGERSTYEGRQDFGDGEGSLLNHIETFSKYYLETEEGEQMLEAMKGEAARSLKEACEYTRDELLPFLKYYCNLYAIEEALKEEQNISEKIPIATDRQEVRCGYQRDLAAFIEESRRALSQGGTLPKMPDIKDYEETKEKKTYREQVMQEIEAEAKKYGMTVEEYAKNGYEPSVKKR